The Triticum aestivum cultivar Chinese Spring chromosome 7B, IWGSC CS RefSeq v2.1, whole genome shotgun sequence genome window below encodes:
- the LOC123161289 gene encoding uncharacterized protein, whose protein sequence is MSTLLCVRLSDASLCPLPKRYGLLQFTQCLGEEFVASNEKMSLENLVKEKRYANTVLQSVASLFSSLRRGEAANDREKEQAVEECKQKSWSNWEIIDKCGLSWSWW, encoded by the exons ATGTCAACTCTGCTGTGTGTCAGGCTCAGCGATGCCAGCCTCTGCCCCCTCCCCAAACGATACGGTCTGCTTCAGTTCACGCAG TGTCTAGGTGAAGAATTTGTGGCCAGCAACGAAAAGATGTCTCTTGAAAATCTAG TAAAGGAAAAAAGATACGCCAACACTGTTCTACAATCTGTTGCATCTCTGTTCTCCTCGTTAAG GAGAGGGGAGGCGGCCAATGACAGGGAGAAGGAGCAGGCCGTCGAGGAGTGCAAGCAAAAGA GTTGGAGCAACTGGGAAATCATTGACAAATGTGGTCTCAGTTGGAGTTGGTGGTAG